A single region of the Bacillota bacterium genome encodes:
- a CDS encoding GNAT family N-acetyltransferase: MQSVYETDRLILKMLGVEHAGLVLDYHLRNMEFLRPWEALRDETYFTVEFHEKILENDLAGFLNGTSLRLWVFKKGCAERVIGLVAFNELVRGSFQSCFLGYKLDKDEINKGYMTEAVRKGIDVMFNDYRLHRIEANIMPSNRPSLRVVQKLGFHNEGLASKYLKINGRWEDHLHWVLLNDALE, from the coding sequence ATGCAGAGCGTCTATGAAACGGATAGGCTGATCCTAAAGATGCTGGGCGTGGAACACGCTGGGCTGGTGCTGGACTATCACTTGCGAAACATGGAATTCCTGAGACCCTGGGAGGCGCTAAGGGACGAAACCTACTTCACCGTGGAATTCCACGAGAAGATCCTGGAGAATGACCTCGCTGGCTTCCTGAACGGGACGTCATTGAGGCTGTGGGTTTTCAAGAAAGGTTGCGCCGAGAGGGTAATAGGACTGGTCGCGTTCAATGAGCTGGTGAGGGGTTCGTTTCAGTCGTGCTTCCTCGGGTATAAGCTTGACAAGGACGAGATAAACAAGGGGTACATGACGGAGGCCGTCAGGAAAGGGATCGACGTCATGTTCAACGATTATCGCCTTCACAGGATCGAGGCGAACATCATGCCCTCGAACAGGCCTTCCCTGCGAGTGGTACAGAAGCTGGGTTTTCACAACGAAGGCCTGGCGAGCAAGTACCTCAAGATAAACGGCAGGTGGGAGGACCACCTGCATTGGGTGCTGCTCAATGACGCCCTTGAGTAG
- a CDS encoding DUF1343 domain-containing protein: MRKALALLVTTAIVLLPLSSPARAAVPPFKLGNEVLYSRYHHLIKGKRVGLITNQSGVNSQGRSTIDVLASDPSLQLTALYGPEHGIDGKASAGASVESYMHPTLNIPVYSLFGATRMPTEAMLKDIDVLLYDVQDIGARTYTYISTLNYAMKAAKQYGKPVIVLDRPNPLGGETVEAPVLEDAFETFVGVDNLPMAHGMTVGELARFFNREIGANLTVVPMEGYTRDVIYQDTGLPWVATSPNIPDIDSVFGYMATGLGEGTGIHQADRFKWIGGKGIDAERFAELLKAANLPGVNFIPEVIGTDGGVRLQITDYRKFNPARTGLYALAYAKQLNNFTVPRSGSTPASVVMFDKIMGTNRVGEWLEQRLSPQEMESRYAAELAAFKEQRQQYLIYGYAGKPGQIGVIVNNVPVFFDSEPYIDGSNRTMVPLRAIAESLGALVHWDGDRRLVTIVKGELTVKLTIGSRTAEVNGLRKSMDTVPVIRQNRTMVPLRYVGEFLGASVDWDGASRTVTVDLAHG, encoded by the coding sequence ATGCGCAAAGCACTTGCACTACTGGTCACAACAGCGATCGTACTACTCCCTCTCAGCTCACCAGCCAGAGCAGCAGTCCCCCCCTTCAAACTGGGCAATGAGGTGCTGTACAGTCGCTACCATCATTTGATTAAAGGCAAGCGGGTCGGACTGATCACCAATCAGAGTGGAGTGAACAGCCAGGGGCGCAGCACCATCGACGTCCTGGCCAGCGACCCATCGTTGCAGCTCACGGCCCTCTACGGGCCCGAGCACGGCATCGATGGCAAGGCGAGCGCGGGCGCTTCGGTGGAGTCCTATATGCACCCTACCTTGAACATCCCGGTTTACAGTCTCTTTGGCGCAACGCGTATGCCCACCGAGGCTATGCTGAAGGACATAGATGTACTCCTGTACGATGTGCAGGACATCGGGGCCCGCACCTATACGTATATTTCCACGCTTAATTACGCCATGAAAGCGGCCAAGCAGTACGGCAAGCCGGTCATCGTGCTCGATCGCCCCAACCCGCTTGGCGGCGAGACTGTCGAGGCGCCCGTGCTGGAAGACGCCTTCGAGACTTTTGTTGGCGTCGATAACCTGCCGATGGCGCACGGGATGACCGTTGGAGAGTTGGCTCGCTTCTTCAACCGCGAAATCGGCGCCAATCTGACAGTCGTGCCGATGGAAGGCTATACCCGCGACGTGATCTACCAGGACACGGGGCTTCCGTGGGTGGCCACGTCGCCCAATATACCGGACATCGATTCAGTGTTCGGTTACATGGCGACCGGCCTGGGTGAAGGGACCGGCATCCATCAGGCAGACAGGTTCAAGTGGATCGGCGGCAAGGGCATCGATGCCGAACGCTTCGCCGAGTTGCTTAAAGCCGCAAATCTGCCCGGCGTGAACTTCATTCCCGAGGTGATCGGAACGGACGGCGGCGTCAGGTTGCAGATTACCGACTACCGCAAGTTTAACCCGGCCAGGACAGGCCTCTATGCGCTGGCCTACGCCAAGCAGTTGAACAACTTCACCGTGCCCAGGAGCGGCTCGACCCCTGCCAGCGTGGTCATGTTCGACAAGATCATGGGCACCAACCGGGTGGGAGAATGGCTGGAGCAGAGACTCTCACCACAGGAGATGGAGAGTCGCTACGCAGCCGAGCTGGCGGCGTTCAAGGAGCAGCGCCAGCAATACCTGATCTACGGGTATGCGGGTAAGCCAGGGCAGATCGGTGTCATCGTCAACAACGTCCCGGTTTTCTTCGACTCAGAGCCCTACATCGACGGAAGCAACCGCACCATGGTTCCGCTGCGTGCAATCGCGGAGAGCCTCGGTGCGCTGGTGCACTGGGATGGTGACCGCCGGCTGGTCACGATCGTCAAGGGTGAGTTGACGGTCAAGTTGACCATCGGCAGCAGGACCGCCGAGGTGAACGGCCTGCGGAAGTCCATGGACACGGTTCCTGTCATTCGGCAGAACCGCACCATGGTGCCACTGCGTTATGTGGGTGAGTTCCTGGGCGCTTCCGTAGACTGGGACGGCGCCAGCCGCACTGTGACAGTGGACCTCGCCCATGGTTAG
- a CDS encoding type II toxin-antitoxin system VapC family toxin: MNGKTKPRYVLDSYAILAWLQGEAGGAVVADLLERARRGDTLLSVCMVNLGEVLYIIEREESVQAAQIALATIDGLPVRQVNASREVTLQAAHYKAAYRMSYADCFGVALARQLGAALVTGDPELRAQDEVELLWIGP, from the coding sequence ATGAACGGCAAGACCAAGCCCCGATATGTCCTTGACAGTTATGCTATTCTGGCATGGCTGCAGGGCGAGGCCGGCGGTGCAGTCGTGGCGGATCTTCTTGAACGGGCGAGGCGTGGAGACACTCTGCTCAGTGTGTGTATGGTCAATCTGGGCGAGGTTCTCTACATCATCGAACGGGAGGAATCAGTTCAGGCCGCTCAGATAGCGCTGGCGACCATTGACGGCCTTCCGGTCAGGCAGGTGAACGCCTCCCGTGAGGTGACTCTCCAGGCGGCGCACTACAAAGCGGCATACCGGATGTCCTACGCTGATTGCTTTGGTGTGGCCCTCGCGAGGCAACTGGGCGCGGCCCTGGTGACAGGAGACCCCGAACTCCGAGCGCAAGATGAAGTCGAACTCCTCTGGATAGGACCGTGA
- a CDS encoding response regulator transcription factor, whose product MPAKVLVVDDEANIRELVRLYLEKDGYQVHEAEDGEKAVALADELRPDLVVLDVMLPGIDGIQVCSRLKSLGDAPVIMLSAKSEEGDKIQGLDTGADDYVTKPFSPRELLARVRSVLRRSRAAAEDVLEFPDFTVNRTAREVTVRGEPVQCTAKEFDLLWLLASRPNQVFTRENLLEQVWDYAYYGDLRTVDVHVRRLREKIEPDPDEPCYIITVWGVGYKFRGVRR is encoded by the coding sequence TTGCCTGCGAAAGTGCTGGTTGTGGACGACGAAGCCAATATCCGCGAACTCGTGAGGCTGTACCTCGAGAAGGACGGCTACCAGGTACACGAGGCCGAGGACGGCGAGAAGGCCGTGGCCCTGGCGGACGAGCTCAGGCCGGACCTGGTTGTCCTCGACGTCATGCTGCCGGGAATCGATGGGATACAGGTGTGCTCGCGCCTGAAGTCGCTGGGTGACGCCCCCGTGATCATGCTCTCGGCAAAGAGCGAAGAGGGCGACAAAATCCAGGGACTGGACACGGGCGCCGACGATTATGTCACCAAACCTTTCAGCCCGAGGGAGTTGCTCGCCAGGGTCAGGTCGGTGCTGCGGCGGAGTCGCGCAGCCGCCGAAGACGTGCTTGAGTTCCCCGACTTCACCGTCAACAGGACTGCCCGCGAGGTAACCGTGAGGGGCGAGCCGGTCCAGTGCACAGCGAAGGAGTTCGACCTCCTGTGGCTCCTCGCGTCGAGGCCCAATCAGGTTTTCACGAGAGAGAACCTCCTCGAGCAGGTTTGGGACTATGCCTATTACGGCGACCTCCGGACCGTCGACGTCCACGTCCGGAGGCTGCGCGAGAAGATAGAGCCCGACCCGGACGAGCCATGCTACATAATCACCGTGTGGGGGGTCGGGTACAAGTTCCGCGGGGTGCGACGCTGA
- a CDS encoding AbrB/MazE/SpoVT family DNA-binding domain-containing protein — protein sequence MKTQMSNDPDTRRVSEKGWVVIPQELRNKYGLAKGAAVRFVDYGGVMGIVPVSRDPIKQGFGMLKGRRLTQSLLEERKRDREIEP from the coding sequence ATGAAAACACAGATGTCCAATGATCCGGATACCCGCCGCGTGTCAGAAAAGGGCTGGGTCGTGATCCCGCAGGAGTTGCGGAACAAGTACGGGCTGGCGAAGGGAGCCGCAGTCCGCTTCGTGGACTACGGCGGAGTCATGGGGATTGTGCCTGTTTCAAGGGACCCCATCAAGCAGGGATTTGGGATGCTCAAGGGCCGCAGGCTCACCCAGAGCCTATTGGAGGAGCGCAAAAGGGACAGAGAGATCGAACCATGA
- a CDS encoding DUF3794 domain-containing protein — MSGMTSANMSGCKVITELLQLEEVIGEKTSQINISSEVDIPEIKPPAVQVIDSITEVEVTKVEIITDKVIVEGVLQLKVVYEAAVPEQTVHVFHANVTFSTFVHVEGAEEDMTVDAKVDIESVSFEVISPPSRRVQVRAIIRLRAKVLKPTCLKVVTDVLGIAGVHVTKHVFRAEDIVGQEETQIVTRTEIVLPDVKPNALQVIDSVTECEITDIDIINGKAVVRGQITARIIYESDSPYQTVHVVHGTGFFEAFVEIPGLEPDMTVTADCDVEFASFEIIGNGRVIVARVVLRVHVKATKTRLLEVVTDVKDLPPGCNLEKELVRIQEVLAERTKQAIVQSVLDIPEEKPDVVSVVKHETSIQIQRVTVIDRKVLIEGVIHLKTVYEGLVPGQTVHVVRHDVAFADFVHIPEAKKDMTATVQVDVEHVSYDVGTGDPIAVQIVLKITARIVQTRQVQIVVKIIAVEAVCMGVITGDYVNVRPTASTEGAPIATLTRSTEVVIVGMEDQWFRVRLADGRIGFIFAHLVRSDCMPRG; from the coding sequence ATGAGCGGAATGACGAGCGCAAACATGAGCGGCTGCAAAGTAATCACGGAACTCCTCCAGCTCGAAGAGGTCATCGGTGAAAAGACATCCCAGATAAACATCAGCAGCGAGGTCGATATCCCGGAGATCAAGCCGCCGGCTGTGCAGGTCATTGACAGCATTACAGAGGTCGAGGTCACCAAAGTCGAGATCATCACGGACAAGGTCATAGTCGAAGGTGTCCTGCAACTCAAGGTGGTGTACGAAGCGGCCGTTCCCGAGCAGACGGTGCACGTATTCCACGCTAACGTCACCTTCAGCACCTTCGTGCATGTCGAGGGCGCTGAGGAAGACATGACCGTTGACGCCAAGGTGGACATTGAGAGCGTTTCTTTCGAGGTGATTTCCCCGCCCAGCAGGCGTGTCCAGGTCAGGGCCATCATCCGGCTACGCGCGAAGGTCCTGAAGCCGACCTGCCTTAAGGTGGTCACCGACGTCCTGGGCATCGCGGGAGTGCATGTCACCAAGCACGTTTTCCGCGCCGAGGACATCGTCGGGCAAGAAGAGACGCAGATAGTGACGCGCACGGAGATCGTGCTTCCCGACGTCAAGCCGAACGCTCTACAGGTGATCGATTCTGTGACCGAGTGCGAGATCACCGACATCGACATCATCAACGGCAAGGCCGTTGTCAGGGGCCAGATCACCGCGCGCATCATCTACGAGAGTGACTCGCCATACCAGACTGTGCACGTCGTCCACGGGACGGGATTCTTTGAGGCATTCGTCGAAATACCCGGGCTCGAACCCGACATGACTGTGACCGCGGACTGTGACGTTGAGTTCGCTTCGTTCGAGATCATCGGCAACGGCAGGGTCATCGTGGCGAGAGTCGTCCTCAGGGTGCATGTGAAGGCCACCAAGACCCGCCTGCTCGAGGTCGTCACCGACGTCAAGGACCTGCCGCCGGGGTGCAACCTGGAGAAGGAACTCGTACGCATCCAGGAGGTACTCGCCGAGAGGACCAAGCAGGCCATCGTGCAAAGCGTGCTGGACATTCCGGAAGAGAAGCCGGATGTGGTGTCGGTGGTCAAACACGAGACCTCGATTCAGATCCAGCGGGTCACTGTCATCGACCGCAAGGTTCTCATCGAGGGTGTCATCCACCTGAAGACGGTGTACGAAGGTCTCGTGCCCGGACAGACCGTGCACGTCGTCCGCCACGACGTCGCGTTCGCGGACTTCGTGCACATCCCCGAAGCCAAGAAGGACATGACTGCCACGGTGCAGGTCGACGTGGAGCACGTGTCCTACGACGTCGGAACGGGCGACCCAATCGCCGTGCAGATCGTCCTGAAGATAACGGCCAGGATCGTCCAGACCAGGCAGGTACAGATCGTCGTCAAGATAATCGCGGTCGAGGCGGTCTGCATGGGCGTCATTACTGGCGATTATGTGAACGTGAGGCCGACGGCGAGTACCGAAGGGGCGCCGATTGCCACCCTGACCAGGAGTACTGAGGTCGTCATAGTGGGCATGGAGGACCAGTGGTTCAGAGTGAGGTTGGCGGATGGCAGGATTGGGTTCATCTTCGCGCATCTTGTGAGGAGCGACTGCATGCCGAGAGGTTAG
- a CDS encoding HAMP domain-containing protein yields MFRSIRSRLLATYILVALVALLALTLSLQQLTRRYAVRVAEETLISQGKEIARVARESNFRERFIKLAANLADASVLVLSNDGTVLASSRDAGQGLRDATGALGSRQVMNLIKGAVQDGKPRGAAIPLFGETSVVVAYPIKESGAVEGVVLLARPLGAVQYASRRLLPLLGWAGAVAAIIAAAIAYGVSGTICGPLNRLSSAARRLASGDLTQRVRVSGVDEVASLGNAFNSMAAEIGSLVSSLSAEKSRMHAVLSSMKDGLIAFDPSGSLALVNPAAEAILGVSAAGVVGQPFGVCVGNPQLSDMLARAVAGEQELAAEYSAGKATYDVRSVQYSTGPGRPGVLVIFRDVTEQSELEKMKSDFVSSISHELRTPVTSVQGFIEALLDGVVEGEERSRHYLEIAYEEVRRLNRLINDLFDYTRLESGRLGLQVVLDDFGRVAREAAESVQIATGKAGVELQTDIPDARMVTKIDPDRIGQALTNLLNNAIQFTPKGGIVRLAVLDAGTEYVTTVEDTGMGIDPADLPHVFERFYRASAARTARPRGTGLGLAIAKHLVEVHGGRIWVESEPGKGSRFSIALPKALPATTGA; encoded by the coding sequence ATGTTCAGGTCGATCCGGTCACGCCTCCTGGCGACGTACATCCTCGTGGCGCTGGTGGCGCTGCTTGCGCTGACACTGTCGCTGCAGCAACTCACCCGCAGGTACGCCGTCAGGGTAGCCGAGGAGACGCTCATATCGCAGGGCAAGGAGATCGCGCGAGTCGCGCGCGAATCGAACTTCAGGGAGCGGTTCATCAAACTGGCCGCCAACCTCGCCGACGCGTCGGTCCTCGTCCTCTCCAACGACGGGACCGTGCTGGCCTCGTCAAGGGACGCCGGCCAGGGCCTTCGCGATGCCACGGGCGCACTCGGTTCGAGGCAGGTAATGAACCTGATCAAGGGCGCGGTCCAGGACGGCAAGCCACGCGGGGCTGCGATACCGCTGTTCGGCGAAACCTCGGTCGTCGTCGCCTATCCAATCAAGGAATCGGGCGCGGTGGAAGGCGTCGTGCTGCTCGCACGACCGCTGGGGGCCGTCCAGTACGCCAGCCGACGGCTTCTGCCGCTGTTGGGGTGGGCGGGCGCTGTGGCGGCGATAATCGCCGCCGCGATCGCGTATGGCGTTTCGGGGACGATCTGTGGTCCGCTGAACCGGCTGTCCTCAGCCGCACGACGCCTGGCATCGGGTGACCTGACGCAGAGGGTCAGGGTCTCGGGGGTCGACGAGGTGGCTTCGCTCGGGAACGCCTTCAACAGCATGGCAGCCGAAATCGGTTCGCTGGTCTCGAGCCTTTCCGCCGAGAAATCCAGGATGCACGCAGTGCTGTCGTCCATGAAGGACGGCCTTATCGCGTTCGATCCTTCGGGTTCACTTGCCCTTGTTAACCCAGCCGCGGAGGCAATTCTGGGGGTCTCGGCCGCGGGTGTGGTCGGACAACCGTTCGGGGTGTGCGTAGGAAACCCGCAGCTGTCGGACATGCTCGCCCGCGCCGTCGCCGGAGAGCAGGAGCTCGCCGCGGAATACTCGGCCGGCAAGGCCACGTACGACGTCCGGTCGGTCCAATACTCGACCGGGCCGGGCAGACCAGGCGTCCTCGTGATTTTCCGCGACGTCACGGAGCAGAGTGAACTCGAGAAGATGAAGAGCGATTTCGTGTCAAGCATATCCCACGAACTCAGGACGCCTGTGACGTCGGTGCAGGGTTTCATCGAGGCGCTCCTTGACGGCGTGGTTGAGGGAGAGGAGCGGTCGCGGCACTACCTTGAAATCGCTTACGAGGAAGTCAGGCGGCTAAACCGCCTCATAAACGATTTGTTCGACTACACCAGGCTGGAGTCCGGGCGGCTCGGACTGCAGGTTGTGCTCGACGACTTTGGCCGCGTGGCCCGCGAAGCGGCGGAGAGCGTGCAGATAGCGACCGGCAAGGCGGGCGTCGAATTGCAGACAGACATACCGGACGCCCGGATGGTAACAAAGATCGACCCCGACCGTATCGGTCAGGCGCTCACAAACCTGCTCAACAACGCCATCCAGTTTACCCCCAAGGGTGGGATCGTGAGGCTCGCCGTCCTCGACGCCGGGACGGAGTACGTGACTACCGTTGAGGACACCGGGATGGGAATCGATCCCGCGGACCTGCCGCACGTATTCGAGAGGTTCTACCGGGCGTCGGCCGCGCGCACGGCGAGGCCCCGAGGCACCGGACTCGGGCTTGCGATAGCGAAACACCTGGTCGAGGTGCACGGTGGGCGTATCTGGGTCGAAAGCGAGCCCGGAAAAGGCTCCAGGTTCTCGATCGCGCTGCCAAAGGCGCTTCCCGCGACTACAGGCGCATAG
- a CDS encoding glycosyltransferase family 2 protein: MTVGDGPDSSVCAVIPVRNEEDSIVAAVSNAKAAGAGGVHVVVNGSSDRTAGVALGIWPPVSVHVFAEPLGVDVPRAIGAALCLAGGRFSAVLFLDGDMAGPVGRLMRGLVEPVARGELDLALTDCTGGVVTTAARGWRGLFAEVTEARLELNRRLGLVSLIGAASPSHGPFACSPELLRRAGPILFAVPPCLLAVAALNGLQVGVGMRVRHDALGSPDRGPEHARMIADTIIGDCAEALAYFEGLPRTRAYEGRARDGLNPSRRADILERAVQSILAS; the protein is encoded by the coding sequence GTGACGGTGGGAGATGGCCCTGACTCCAGTGTATGCGCCGTCATCCCGGTGCGGAACGAAGAAGACTCCATCGTCGCCGCCGTGTCCAACGCGAAGGCGGCTGGGGCCGGTGGTGTCCACGTGGTGGTTAACGGGTCGAGCGACCGGACCGCCGGGGTGGCGCTGGGAATCTGGCCTCCGGTGAGTGTCCACGTGTTCGCCGAGCCACTCGGGGTCGACGTGCCGAGGGCGATCGGCGCCGCGTTGTGCCTAGCGGGTGGCCGGTTCTCAGCCGTGCTATTCCTTGACGGGGACATGGCTGGGCCCGTCGGCAGGTTGATGCGGGGCCTGGTCGAGCCGGTCGCGCGGGGCGAGTTGGACCTGGCGCTCACGGACTGCACGGGGGGTGTTGTTACGACTGCCGCCAGGGGCTGGCGCGGACTGTTCGCCGAGGTCACGGAGGCCAGGCTTGAGCTCAACCGGCGCCTGGGGCTGGTCAGCCTGATCGGAGCGGCCTCTCCCTCCCACGGGCCGTTCGCCTGTTCGCCCGAGCTGCTGCGCCGCGCAGGACCCATTCTGTTCGCCGTGCCGCCATGCCTTCTGGCCGTCGCGGCCCTCAACGGGCTACAGGTGGGCGTAGGGATGCGGGTCAGGCACGATGCGCTCGGTTCGCCCGACCGCGGGCCCGAGCACGCGAGGATGATCGCAGACACCATCATCGGGGACTGCGCCGAGGCGCTCGCGTACTTTGAGGGACTGCCCAGGACGCGGGCGTACGAAGGGCGTGCCCGCGACGGGCTCAATCCGTCGCGACGGGCCGATATATTGGAGAGGGCCGTCCAGTCCATCCTGGCGAGTTAG
- a CDS encoding ornithine cyclodeaminase (catalyzes the formation of L-proline from L-ornithine) — MKGKRVKFLYLSEPDMIKAGVLDMHKCVETMVETFELVGKGDYLMGGPGENHHGMMIYFPKERRFPNMPVAGPDRRFMAMVAYLGGRFNVCGEKWYGSNVENPTWGLPRSILLVVLNDPATSEPLAIMSANLISAMRTGAIPGVAARYLARKNSEVIGIIGGGVISKACLMALVDVLENAREVRVYDIVRSKAEEFSKQMSEQLKVDVHPVDSMEQAVVDCDVVNVATAGEAMPYVKTEWLKEGSMLSLPAGIKLDEELLLTSKVVVDNWKMHAAWRDELEEYEKGSSKTKIVLGTSYLFKLIEDGKIYERDIVSLGQVAIGEKPGRVNDKESTVCMMGGMPVEDVAWGYAVYQEALRQGIGQELTLWEEPYWF, encoded by the coding sequence GTGAAGGGGAAGAGGGTTAAGTTCCTGTACCTGTCCGAACCGGACATGATCAAGGCTGGCGTGCTGGACATGCACAAATGCGTGGAAACGATGGTGGAAACATTCGAGCTCGTGGGGAAAGGCGACTATCTCATGGGCGGCCCCGGCGAGAACCATCACGGGATGATGATCTATTTCCCAAAGGAGCGGCGGTTCCCCAATATGCCCGTAGCCGGGCCGGACAGGCGCTTCATGGCGATGGTCGCATATCTGGGCGGGAGGTTCAATGTCTGCGGCGAGAAGTGGTACGGTTCAAACGTGGAGAATCCCACCTGGGGGTTGCCGAGATCCATCCTCCTGGTGGTCCTGAACGACCCAGCAACGTCAGAGCCGCTGGCCATCATGTCGGCGAACCTCATCAGTGCCATGAGGACCGGAGCCATTCCGGGTGTGGCCGCCAGGTACCTGGCGCGGAAGAACTCCGAGGTGATCGGCATCATCGGCGGCGGAGTGATAAGTAAGGCCTGCCTGATGGCGCTGGTTGACGTGCTCGAGAACGCCAGGGAGGTCAGGGTGTATGACATAGTCAGGAGTAAGGCCGAGGAATTCTCGAAGCAGATGAGTGAGCAACTGAAGGTGGACGTACATCCCGTGGACAGTATGGAGCAGGCTGTCGTGGACTGCGATGTCGTCAACGTCGCTACTGCCGGCGAGGCAATGCCGTACGTAAAGACCGAATGGTTGAAAGAGGGATCGATGCTGTCTCTCCCCGCCGGTATCAAACTCGACGAAGAACTGTTGCTTACCTCAAAAGTCGTGGTGGATAACTGGAAGATGCACGCGGCCTGGCGTGACGAGCTCGAGGAATATGAGAAGGGCAGCTCGAAGACCAAAATAGTCCTCGGCACTTCCTACCTGTTCAAGTTGATTGAGGACGGGAAGATATATGAGAGGGACATCGTGAGTCTCGGCCAGGTGGCCATCGGAGAGAAACCGGGTCGGGTTAATGACAAAGAGAGCACGGTGTGTATGATGGGAGGAATGCCTGTAGAGGATGTCGCCTGGGGCTACGCTGTCTATCAGGAAGCCCTGAGACAGGGCATCGGCCAGGAATTGACGTTGTGGGAGGAGCCTTACTGGTTCTAA
- a CDS encoding sporulation protein, producing the protein MLACLAAMPAAAATVTIVQGRVIECSGGSPSGLSGESLTRASTSSSGSYRYIVMRYRDPVTGNAVYRKFRVRIPVTPDPRPEPPPAQPPTNPDPPPVQPPDPKPEPPPAPTGLTAEEKQMYDLVNKERVAAGLKPLEIDMRLVELARLKSQDMSDKGYFDHLSPTYGSPFDMMKKAGITYRAAGENLAGAPTVEMAHNGLMNSPGHRANILNTMFTHIGIGVAKSSRYGLLFTQMFIAKP; encoded by the coding sequence ATGCTTGCGTGTCTAGCGGCCATGCCCGCCGCGGCTGCCACCGTCACAATCGTCCAGGGGCGCGTAATCGAGTGCTCCGGCGGGTCGCCGAGCGGATTGTCGGGCGAGTCGCTTACCCGCGCCTCGACAAGCTCATCCGGGTCGTACCGCTACATAGTCATGCGATACCGGGACCCGGTCACCGGAAACGCGGTGTACCGCAAGTTCAGGGTGAGGATACCGGTTACGCCGGACCCCAGGCCCGAGCCACCGCCCGCGCAGCCGCCCACCAACCCTGACCCACCGCCCGTGCAGCCGCCTGATCCGAAGCCCGAGCCACCGCCCGCGCCTACCGGTTTGACTGCGGAAGAGAAGCAGATGTATGACCTCGTCAACAAGGAGCGCGTCGCGGCCGGGCTGAAGCCGCTGGAGATCGACATGAGGCTGGTCGAGCTGGCCAGGCTGAAGAGCCAGGACATGAGCGACAAGGGTTATTTCGACCATCTCTCTCCAACGTACGGTTCCCCGTTCGACATGATGAAGAAGGCGGGCATAACCTACAGGGCCGCGGGTGAGAACCTCGCCGGCGCGCCCACTGTCGAGATGGCGCACAACGGGCTCATGAACAGCCCGGGACACAGGGCGAACATACTCAACACCATGTTCACTCACATCGGTATCGGCGTCGCGAAGAGCAGCAGGTACGGCCTGCTTTTCACCCAGATGTTCATTGCCAAACCCTGA
- a CDS encoding DUF4349 domain-containing protein, with product MDQIIPVFVKPVRGRGLVRLALAAGLVLMMLALAGCGAPGMGQSSRPASSPPGAQSPQAPAKPPTTGKGEAGPADSTVYAASLDRKIIKNADLSIDVENLADALRQIELKTEQAGGYVQDSSSGSRSGDERFAKITARVPSERFLDVLQAVESLGKITNRRVFTEDVTEQYIDLESRIANLKEQQKRLREILSQAKKVEEILQIEKELERVGQECDSLSGRLRFLKNRVEISTITVALRETPAASQNVSTRPLGSAWSRGASAFVSTVNHLVAAGAGLVVFLMGTAPVLVILGAVTWIALNIRKRIFRRGGPTSPPAG from the coding sequence GTGGACCAGATCATACCGGTTTTCGTGAAGCCTGTCCGCGGCCGCGGACTCGTACGGCTCGCATTGGCCGCCGGCCTCGTGCTGATGATGCTCGCTCTGGCTGGGTGTGGCGCCCCGGGGATGGGACAGTCCTCCCGCCCGGCCTCGTCTCCGCCTGGAGCGCAGTCGCCGCAGGCGCCGGCAAAGCCTCCTACCACGGGCAAGGGTGAGGCCGGGCCGGCTGACTCGACGGTCTACGCCGCCTCGCTGGACCGGAAGATCATCAAGAACGCCGACCTGTCCATCGACGTGGAGAACCTCGCCGACGCGCTCCGCCAGATCGAATTGAAGACCGAGCAGGCGGGCGGGTACGTGCAGGACTCGTCCTCCGGTTCACGCAGCGGAGACGAGCGGTTCGCCAAGATAACGGCCAGGGTCCCCTCGGAGCGGTTCCTCGACGTGCTCCAGGCTGTGGAGTCGCTGGGGAAGATCACCAACCGCAGGGTGTTTACCGAGGACGTGACCGAGCAGTACATCGACCTCGAGTCGCGGATCGCCAACCTCAAGGAGCAGCAGAAGAGGCTTCGCGAGATCCTCTCCCAGGCCAAGAAGGTCGAGGAAATCCTGCAGATCGAGAAGGAACTGGAGAGGGTCGGCCAGGAGTGCGACTCGCTGTCGGGGAGGCTCCGGTTCCTCAAGAACAGGGTGGAGATATCCACGATCACGGTCGCCTTGCGTGAGACGCCGGCTGCCAGTCAAAACGTCTCTACCAGGCCACTCGGGTCAGCCTGGTCGCGCGGCGCTTCGGCGTTCGTCTCCACCGTTAACCACCTCGTTGCAGCGGGGGCCGGACTCGTTGTGTTTCTAATGGGCACCGCGCCGGTGCTGGTCATACTCGGAGCCGTGACCTGGATAGCGCTCAATATTCGCAAGAGGATCTTCAGAAGGGGCGGCCCCACGAGTCCCCCGGCCGGCTGA